The Verrucomicrobiia bacterium genome includes the window TCCAGGCCGCGCTCGGCAAGGTCAAGTGGACGCTTTTCGTCGGCCCCAATCATAATCTCAGCTCCGAAACGTCTTCCTACGTGTTTCCGTCCGCGACGCATTTCGAAAAAGAAGGCACCTTCACGAATTTTGAAGGCGTGGTCCAGAAATTCGACAAGGTCCTCGAGCCTGTGGGGCAGGCCCTTTCGGAAGGCGACATCCTGATGCGCCTGGCCAAGGAAATCGGCCCGCACATCGCCTACGATTGTTACGCCGACATTTTCCGGGAAATCGCGATCAATCACGAAGGCTTCAAAGGCCTCAGCTACGAACAGCTCGAGCCCAAAGGCGCGGACATCCGCACCATGGCCGCTCCGACGATTCCCGCGCTGCAACAGTACGACAACATTCTCTAGGACATTATGGTCACGATCGTTCTTGCCGGCCTTGTGCTTTTCATGGTGATCAACTTTGCCGCGCTGCACACCTGGATCGAGCGCAAGCAAAGCGCCATCATCCAGGACCGCATCGGCGCGAACC containing:
- a CDS encoding molybdopterin-dependent oxidoreductase, which encodes QAALGKVKWTLFVGPNHNLSSETSSYVFPSATHFEKEGTFTNFEGVVQKFDKVLEPVGQALSEGDILMRLAKEIGPHIAYDCYADIFREIAINHEGFKGLSYEQLEPKGADIRTMAAPTIPALQQYDNIL